Genomic segment of Blastopirellula marina:
CGACCCGGGTTACTAGGACGTGATTCCCTTCGACTTCGACGACTTCGACCAAATCCCCTTTCTCAGCGGGGGAACCGACGATGACGACGTCGACCTGTTTGCCGTTAATTTCCGCCACGCCACCTGGCAGTAAACGGCTACGGGCGATGCCTCGTTGGCCAACTAAGGAATTTCGGGCAGCGCGTTCCTCGTCATCGGCATGCGGATCGATTGCCGAGTCAAGCAAGATCATCCGTCCGATCGGTGTATGCGGCCAGACGCGTACCGCCATGCTGATGAGGATCGGAACGAGTATGACCGTCGCAGCCAGGAACGCGGTGCCGGTTGCCATATCGCACTTCCAATAGGCGTAAATGACCGAGCTAATCAGTGAAACAATCGAAAGAAATCCGAGCACACCGGCAGAGGGGACAAACACCTCCAGGATCGCGAGTGCCAAGCCTGCGGCAAGCAGAACTAAGGCTAGCATGATTGGTGACATGATCGATCCCTTGTGGTTGCTTCGAGTCGAGAACGTTCCTTTAGGTTGTGGAACGAACAATCGCGTAATTGCCGCGGACTTCCACCACGACCACTTTCTCCCCTTGTTCTATCATATCGCCATCGGACGTAACGCTCACGATTTCGTGCCCGATTTTTGCTTTGCCGCTTGGCCGCAAGGGCGTAAGGGCCTTGCCGGTATTTCCAACCAGGTGCGTCAAATCGACGATGGTCTCGCGGCGGCGAATCTCTTCCATCGTTTCTTCATCCGGGGCATCGAGCATCGTCTGATTTAAATACGGCGTCTTCGGCAAAATATGTTTGGCGAAGATCGCTGCCGCAATCATCCCGAAGAAGACCACCACGACGGTGCCTAGCGAATAGGGAACCTGTTCGAGTTCGTAATCGGTCTGCGGCCAGACAAACGTTTGCATGGCAAGCACGATTGCTGTGATCACCATCAAACCGCCGCCGAGTCCGAAGATGCCAAAGCCTGGCAAAACGAACAACTCCATCAAGATGAAGAAGACGCCGCCGACAAACAGCATTGCTTCCAACCAACCTGCCGTACCGTTTAGAAAACGACTCCAAAAGAAGAGCCCAAAGCAAATTGCCGCAATGAAGCCAGGCACACCGATCCCGGGCGCTTTGAACTCGCTGATCATCGCCATCACGCCGACAAACAAGCAGAAGAATGCCAGGCTGGGGCTGGCCAACACTTCCACAAAGCGGTGGGCCCAATTTTGTTTGGGAACTTCCAGTTCTTCCGGCAATCCGTAGTGCTGGGCGACTTCGGCGACACTGGCGGCCTGGGAATCGGCGATGCCCCAATCTAACGCTTTGCTGCCAGAAAGTTGCAGTGGTTCCTTGGCCGTGGTAATTTCCTGACCTTGCTTCCACTCCTTCGCATCGGGAAGTTCGGCCGCTTCCCGTTCACACAGGTACTTGGTCAGCGCGGTACCAGGTCGTTCGTATCGGAAGACTTCCAGGTCGGGGTCGTTCATCGCCCCCCAGACCGACCAAGAGCGATTTGCTTCCGGCGAGATTCGCACCAGATAGTTCTCTAGATCACGACGTCCTTCGCGCGAGTAAACGTATTCGCCCGTTCCTCCTAGCTTGGCGTTCGGGGCAATCGCGATCTCATCGCAGGCCATCGCAATCAACGCGGAGTTCGCTAAGGCCTCATCTGTGATCAAGGCGACCGTGTGGACCGAGTCAGGCAGGCCCAGCAAAAAGTTCACCATATTTTCGCAGGCAATTGGATCGCCACCCACAGAACGGAGATCGATGAGTACGAAGTTCACGCCACCCTGGATAGCGTCTTGCATCGATAGGGAAGTTCGCTGGACCATTCGGTTGGAGATGGTCCCGTCCATGATGAAGCGAGCCGCTTTCCAATCGCGATCAAGACCGAGGTCTTGTGTGATTTGGTTCTCTGGAATCTCCAATTGCGTTGCCAACTGGCGGTAGTTTTCGCTAACGTGGCTAATCAACTGCAAATCTTGTCGCAGTTCGGTGGCAGTCAAGAGAGCCATCTTCCCACGCTCGACTAGCTTTTCAGAGGTAGCGACCTCCCCTTCCGCTTTCAGTTTCTCGTACTGCGTGCCATCGACGAAGCGGCGATTATTCACGCGGTAGATTTCCAGATTGGGATCGAGCATCCCTAAAGCGAGTTCCGGCGGAAGTGTGTTTCGGTAGCCGGCGATCTCCTCGTAAGCGTGACGCATGGTCATCGAGATCGAAGATTCATCGATGCCGGCGTTGCCAAGTTCGGCATCGGGATGCATCACGATTTGCTCGCAGGCCAACGGAATCAATACCGCGTGTCCTTCGATCTTCCCTTTCAAATAGGCCACGGTCTTGAGGCGGGCCGCTTCTTTCGAGGTCAGGAAACGAGCTAGGGACAAGCTTCGTTCGAATTCGCTTCCGTTAGTCTGCTCGGCCTTGGTGGCATCCATTTCCAGGATGACAACTGGGCGTGGATCTCCGTCGGCGAGCCGTGAGAGAAGCCGCTGTAGCGACTGCTTCACATTCGTATCGATCGAACCCTTGATCGGCAGTGGGATTCGGAGGCGGGCTCCGGTTAGCTTAGCGGCCGGCGGTTCCCCCTGCTGTTTCGCTGGCGGTCCTTCCTCCTGCGCGCGGGAGACCAACGGAGCCAATGTGACCAGAACCAGGAACAGGCAAAACTTTGCCAGCCAGATCCAGGTGTCGCGAATTCTCAACATGCGGAAACTCATCCACCGGGGAAACGAACGCCTGTCCTCGAGCCGATATTCTCGAGTAACTGAATTATAGCGCCCGGGGCAAAGGGGCAAAAGAAAATCCACCTTCACGATCCGTGAAAGAATCGCGAAGGTGGATGTTGTGCGAATCGAGGCGGTTTAGGTGGAATGAGTCCTAACGCGGCATTTGTTGCTGCGGACGACCCGCGTTGGCCGGGACATTCCCACCCATGGCGTTGCCTGGGCCTTGTTGGACGACACGTTGCCAGCCGGCAGGAAGCTGCGGTTGGTAGAACGAACGTTTGAACATCTGCTGCAGGTTCGCCGTCAGGCCACCTTCTTCGTACGTCTTGCGGTCGTTGAACTTGTAAACTGTACGCGAGAAGTTGGGTTTTTCTCCCTGCTTCGGCTCAGGATTGAAGTTCCGGTCGTACACTTCGATGGCGAACGGCAGAAACTCCTTCTGGTCGATCAAGATCGAAATGAAGCGGTACTCGGCGGCATCGGTCGGACGCTTCGGCCAAGCTTCCAGCCAGTACTCGTCTTGTGCGTTGCCCTGGTTGGGAGCGACTCGCAGATAGAATCGCGATTTGATTTCTTCTTTGTTGGCACCAAACAAAAACGGCAGCGGACCATTGGTAATCGCTTGGCCCTTTTGCTCTGGTGGCAAAGGCCAAACTTTCAACTGCTTCGCAGGCACATCGAACTCGAAGATCGATTCGCCATCGCAAACCCAGTGATCGTTGACTTCTGCTGGACGTGGTTCGTATCCAGCCGGTTTATCATCCTTCGGCGGAACGTAATGCTTGATGACGTTGACCTGGAACAAACCTTTATCAGGCTGCTCGTACTTGATCATCCCTTCGCTGTAGGTCTTGTAGACCTGCGGGCTCGGCGGACCGAACACAGAGTCGTACTCCCAACGCTGGAAGTTGGCTTCGTAGTGGTGAACTTTCTTGCTGCGGAATTCCCAGTACGCCAGGATCTTGTCGATGTATTGGGCCTCGGCCGCCGTGATTTGGAACGGGGGCGGCATGATCCCAGCCGGCTGTTGCTGTTGCGGCAAGCCCTGACGCGCAAACTGCTGTTGGGGCTGCTGCTGCGGATTTTCTTGAGCTAAGCCCAGTGGTTGCCCATTGTTGTTGGGTGCCTGAGCCAAGGTAACGCTGGTGATCAGGCCCGTCAGGACCGTGCACGCCGCGAGGAAGATTCCATTCTTCATCGAGGTTTTCCGCTTTGTGAGGGGGAACCAAACCGACTGGAGTGACCCAGCCTGGGGGAAACGAGCGTGGATCGTATCACATGACCAGCGAGCGACCTAGATCGAATCTTGTCCTGGTGCTAG
This window contains:
- a CDS encoding NfeD family protein codes for the protein MSPIMLALVLLAAGLALAILEVFVPSAGVLGFLSIVSLISSVIYAYWKCDMATGTAFLAATVILVPILISMAVRVWPHTPIGRMILLDSAIDPHADDEERAARNSLVGQRGIARSRLLPGGVAEINGKQVDVVIVGSPAEKGDLVEVVEVEGNHVLVTRVDESEMEPEPAAEPSTTKSLTSLNDEIFEDDPFA
- a CDS encoding NfeD family protein, which encodes MLRIRDTWIWLAKFCLFLVLVTLAPLVSRAQEEGPPAKQQGEPPAAKLTGARLRIPLPIKGSIDTNVKQSLQRLLSRLADGDPRPVVILEMDATKAEQTNGSEFERSLSLARFLTSKEAARLKTVAYLKGKIEGHAVLIPLACEQIVMHPDAELGNAGIDESSISMTMRHAYEEIAGYRNTLPPELALGMLDPNLEIYRVNNRRFVDGTQYEKLKAEGEVATSEKLVERGKMALLTATELRQDLQLISHVSENYRQLATQLEIPENQITQDLGLDRDWKAARFIMDGTISNRMVQRTSLSMQDAIQGGVNFVLIDLRSVGGDPIACENMVNFLLGLPDSVHTVALITDEALANSALIAMACDEIAIAPNAKLGGTGEYVYSREGRRDLENYLVRISPEANRSWSVWGAMNDPDLEVFRYERPGTALTKYLCEREAAELPDAKEWKQGQEITTAKEPLQLSGSKALDWGIADSQAASVAEVAQHYGLPEELEVPKQNWAHRFVEVLASPSLAFFCLFVGVMAMISEFKAPGIGVPGFIAAICFGLFFWSRFLNGTAGWLEAMLFVGGVFFILMELFVLPGFGIFGLGGGLMVITAIVLAMQTFVWPQTDYELEQVPYSLGTVVVVFFGMIAAAIFAKHILPKTPYLNQTMLDAPDEETMEEIRRRETIVDLTHLVGNTGKALTPLRPSGKAKIGHEIVSVTSDGDMIEQGEKVVVVEVRGNYAIVRSTT